The DNA window AAAATAACTTCCATCAATTTCAACCCTTACTATATCAAGTAGCAACAAGTGCTTTAGAACCTGATAGCATTGTTTTTCCTTTCAGAAAACAAATTAATGGATATAAAAATATAGTGTTCCGTTTAGCCGAAGTCGAAGAAATTCAAGCTTCATCAAATACAGTTGTGACTAATAAAGGAAAAGTTCATTATGACTACCTCGTATTGGCAACAGGTACCACTACTAATTTTTTTGGTATGGATGCTGTTGAACAAAACAGCTTGGGTATGAAAGATATTCGAGATTCCCTGAACATCCGTCATATGATGCTGCAAAATCTGGAACAGGCTGCCATCACCTGTGATGATGACGAACGCGATGCTCTCACAAATTTTGTAATTGTAGGTGGTGGTCCTGCTGGTGTAGAAATGGCAGGAGCTTTGGCTGAATTCTGTAAATACATCCTTCCAAAAGATTATCCAGAATATCCTGCTTCAATAATGAACATTTATTTAGTAGAAGCATCAGGCGAGTTATTAGGTGCAATGTCTGATAAAGCTTCAGTCAAAACACTTAAATATCTAGGAAATCTAGGAGTTGAAGTCTTGTTAAATGAGTCTGTAACTGATTATGACGGAAGGGAAGTCAGAACAAAAAGCGATAAATTAATACTAGCCAGAAATCTTATCTGGACAGCTGGCGTAAAAGGGCAATTTCCTAAAGGAATTGATGAAAAGTATCTGGTACGTGGCAACCGTTTAAAAACCGATTCCTATCTAAAAGTAGAAGGATATGAAAACATTTTTGCAATAGGTGATATAGCAGCTATAATTACAGAAGAGACACCAAAAGGTCATCCACAAGTGGCCCAAACAGCAATTCAACAAGGAAAATATTTGGGCAATTCAATACTGAATATCATAAATAACAAACCCATAAAATATTTCAAATATAAAGACAAAGGTTCATTGGCAACTGTAGGTAAACGCAAAGCCGTAGCAGATATAGGTACGTTCAAATTTGGTGGATACTTTGCTTGGCTATTATGGTCTATTGTGCATTTAATGTCAATAAGTGGCTTCAGAAATAGATTGATGGTTGGTTTTAATTGGGCGGTTAGCTATTTCACCTATGAAAAGAGCAACCGCCTAATTATTAGGAATTTCAAAAAACCTGCAACAACTTCTGAAGAAAGCAAAAAGTCAAATATCAAAACATTAGAAAAGAATACTGTTCAATAATGCAAAAGATAAAAACATATAGTCCCATTCATACTTTGTTTAGCGCCACATCTAAAGGCCTAAACAATACGGGTATTTTGCTTCTCATTACTGTCATTATTGCAATGGCTTGGGCCAATTCCCCTTGGCAAGAAATGTACCGTGGTTTAATGAAAACAGAAATTTCATTTGCTGTAGGCAGTTTTGAAATTACTGAACCCTTATTGCTCTGGATTAACGATGGATTGATGGCATTATTCTTCCTTCAAGTAGGACTAGAACTAAAAAGAGAAATATTGGGTGGAAAACTATCAACTCTTCAAGATACTGTACTTCCAATTGGTGCTGCCATAGGTGGGATGGTTTTTCCTGCCCTTATTTACTTCCTCTTCAATACTACGGGAGAAGCCTCACAAGGTTGGGGTATTCCTATGGCGACCGATATTGCATTTTCAATAGGAATATTGGCTCTTTTCGGAAAGCGTTTACCTGCAGCATTGCGAATTTTTCTAGTAACGCTTGCAATCGTTGATGACTTGGGCGGTGTTTTAGTAATAGCGCTTTTTTATACATCGGGCATTTCTACAATGAATTTGTTACACGCATTGCTTTTCTTCGGCGTATTGATTATTGGCAATTATGCCGGAATACGAAAAACATGGTTTTACGCAATTATAGGGATAGGAGGCGTTTGGCTAGCTTTCTTTTTCTCTGGGGTTCATCCTACTATTGCTGGGATACTGACAGCTATTGCAATTCCAGGACGTGTAAAAATTAAGGAAGATACTTTTCTAAAACGTTTAAGTACACTTCATTCTCGATTTCTGAAAATAAAACCTGTAAAGGGAGCACTCATTTCTAGCGAGCAGCTCGAAATACTGGAAGAAATTAAGTCAACAAGTTCAGAAGCTGAAACACCGCTTCAAAAGTTAGAAAAAGCATTAAATCCTATTGTCGGCTTTTTAGTGTTGCCCCTTTTTGCACTAGCAAACGCAGGGATTCATCTGCACGGTGAAGTTGGTCAGGTATTGCTCAATCCCATTAGTTTAGGGATAGGTGCTGGATTGATTTTAGGAAAGTCCATTGGAATCATCTCTATTTCAAGACTACTTGTGGCTTTAAAACTAGCCAAATTACCCGATGCTGTAAATTGGAATCAACTTTACGGTGTCGCATTTCTAGGAGGAATAGGCTTTACAATGTCTCTTTTTATCAATGAATTGGCTTTCGCAAATGAAGAATTCATCTATACAGCAAAAGTCGGCATTCTGTTTTCTTCACTTATCGCAGGAATAATAGGTTCAATCATTTTAATTAAAAGTTCAAGAAAAATAAAAATCGCATAATAATGAAGAGCATCACAACAAAAAATAATAAGCTTTCCCTAATAGGTTCCATATCTCTTGGCACGGGTGTAATGATTGGTGCTGGCATATTTGTTCTTATGGGGCAAATCGCCGAATTGGTGGGCGATTTATTCCCAATTGCATTTATTGCGGGAGCAATCGTAGTAGGTTTTAGTTCATATTCCTACGTAAAGTTCTCAAACGCTTTTCCATCGTCTGGAGGTGTTGTCAAATTTTTGAGCAAATCATACGGACCGGGAACGACAACTGGTGTCTTTTCTTTGTTGATGTATGTCTCAATGGTAGTTTCTGAAAGTTTGGTAGCGGGT is part of the Psychroserpens ponticola genome and encodes:
- a CDS encoding NAD(P)/FAD-dependent oxidoreductase; this encodes MKDTKSGLKTGDLACKISDTICLPDSKLPRVVIIGGGFAGLTLVEKLKHKEVQVILFDKNNFHQFQPLLYQVATSALEPDSIVFPFRKQINGYKNIVFRLAEVEEIQASSNTVVTNKGKVHYDYLVLATGTTTNFFGMDAVEQNSLGMKDIRDSLNIRHMMLQNLEQAAITCDDDERDALTNFVIVGGGPAGVEMAGALAEFCKYILPKDYPEYPASIMNIYLVEASGELLGAMSDKASVKTLKYLGNLGVEVLLNESVTDYDGREVRTKSDKLILARNLIWTAGVKGQFPKGIDEKYLVRGNRLKTDSYLKVEGYENIFAIGDIAAIITEETPKGHPQVAQTAIQQGKYLGNSILNIINNKPIKYFKYKDKGSLATVGKRKAVADIGTFKFGGYFAWLLWSIVHLMSISGFRNRLMVGFNWAVSYFTYEKSNRLIIRNFKKPATTSEESKKSNIKTLEKNTVQ
- the nhaA gene encoding Na+/H+ antiporter NhaA, producing MQKIKTYSPIHTLFSATSKGLNNTGILLLITVIIAMAWANSPWQEMYRGLMKTEISFAVGSFEITEPLLLWINDGLMALFFLQVGLELKREILGGKLSTLQDTVLPIGAAIGGMVFPALIYFLFNTTGEASQGWGIPMATDIAFSIGILALFGKRLPAALRIFLVTLAIVDDLGGVLVIALFYTSGISTMNLLHALLFFGVLIIGNYAGIRKTWFYAIIGIGGVWLAFFFSGVHPTIAGILTAIAIPGRVKIKEDTFLKRLSTLHSRFLKIKPVKGALISSEQLEILEEIKSTSSEAETPLQKLEKALNPIVGFLVLPLFALANAGIHLHGEVGQVLLNPISLGIGAGLILGKSIGIISISRLLVALKLAKLPDAVNWNQLYGVAFLGGIGFTMSLFINELAFANEEFIYTAKVGILFSSLIAGIIGSIILIKSSRKIKIA